The proteins below come from a single Parazoarcus communis genomic window:
- the rpmF gene encoding 50S ribosomal protein L32, translating into MAVQQNKKSPSKRGMHRAHDFLTAPALAVEATTGEVHLRHHISPNGFYRGKKVAKAKGE; encoded by the coding sequence ATGGCTGTCCAGCAGAACAAGAAGTCCCCGTCCAAGCGTGGCATGCATCGTGCGCACGATTTCCTGACCGCGCCGGCTCTGGCTGTTGAAGCCACGACGGGTGAGGTTCATCTGCGTCACCACATCAGCCCGAACGGTTTCTACCGTGGCAAGAAGGTTGCCAAGGCCAAGGGCGAATAA
- a CDS encoding beta-ketoacyl-ACP synthase III, which translates to MIYARIAGTGSFLPGEPVSNDDLVRRGIDTSDEWVMTRTGIRSRHLATADVGSSDLALVASERAIEAAGCEADEIDLVIVATSTPDYIFPSTAALLQSKLGIRNGGPAFDVQAVCSGFVYALTVAEKFIRSGSHKRALVVGAEVFSRILDWSDRGTCVLFGDGAGAVVLEASERPGIVASALHADGSHHPILCVPGGVASGQVIGDPFLRMDGQAVFKFAVKVLGDVAHEVLDMAGADVASVDWLIPHQANIRIIQSTAKRLGVSMDKVITTVEQHGNTSAASIPLALDIAVRDGRIQRGHRIVIEGVGGGFTWGAALIDF; encoded by the coding sequence ATGATCTATGCAAGGATTGCGGGCACCGGAAGCTTTCTTCCCGGCGAACCGGTCAGCAATGACGATCTCGTAAGGCGTGGGATCGATACGTCGGATGAGTGGGTGATGACGCGCACCGGTATCCGCTCGCGGCACCTTGCTACCGCTGACGTCGGCTCCAGCGATCTCGCATTGGTCGCATCCGAACGTGCGATCGAAGCTGCGGGCTGCGAAGCTGACGAGATTGATCTCGTCATCGTTGCAACCTCGACGCCCGACTACATTTTTCCGAGCACCGCAGCGTTGCTGCAATCGAAACTCGGTATCCGCAATGGCGGCCCGGCGTTCGACGTACAGGCCGTATGCAGTGGATTCGTCTATGCGCTGACGGTCGCCGAGAAGTTTATTCGTTCCGGAAGTCACAAGCGTGCGCTGGTCGTCGGTGCCGAAGTCTTCTCCCGCATCCTGGACTGGTCCGATCGTGGGACCTGCGTGCTTTTCGGTGATGGTGCCGGCGCAGTCGTGCTCGAGGCATCCGAGCGGCCCGGCATCGTCGCCTCGGCGCTTCATGCCGATGGTAGCCACCACCCGATTCTCTGCGTACCCGGCGGCGTTGCCTCGGGCCAGGTGATTGGCGACCCCTTCCTGCGCATGGATGGTCAGGCCGTGTTCAAGTTCGCCGTCAAGGTGCTCGGTGACGTTGCGCACGAAGTGCTCGACATGGCCGGCGCCGACGTTGCAAGCGTCGACTGGCTGATTCCCCATCAGGCCAATATCCGGATCATTCAATCGACCGCCAAGCGTCTCGGGGTTTCGATGGATAAGGTGATCACCACGGTTGAGCAGCACGGAAACACCTCTGCCGCGTCCATTCCGCTCGCGCTCGATATTGCGGTGCGCGACGGGCGTATCCAGCGAGGGCATCGGATTGTCATCGAAGGCGTGGGTGGCGGCTTCACCTGGGGCGCGGCCCTGATCGATTTCTGA
- the fabF gene encoding beta-ketoacyl-ACP synthase II, with protein sequence MSRRRVVVTGLGLVSPVGNTVPEAWENLIAGKSGIGPITRFDASAFSARIAGEVKDFDVTTYLSAKEARRMDVFIHYGMAAGIQAIRDSGIEVTAANAERIGVNIGSGIGGLPMIEDTHADFVAGGPRKISPFFIPGTIINMISGNLSIMFGMKGPNIAVVTACTTGLHAIGLSSRMIEYGDADVMVCGGAESTVTELAVGGFASAKALSTRNDDPATASRPWDKGRDGFVLGEGAGVLVLEEYEHAVKRGAKIYAELSGFGMSGDAYHMTAPDTDGPRRSMVNALANAGINASDVDYLNAHGTSTPLGDKNETEAIKLAFGVDAAKGLVVNSTKSMTGHLLGGAGGLESIFTVLAVHHQISPPTINIFEQDPECDLDYCANEARSMKIDVAMKNNFGFGGTNGTLVFRRV encoded by the coding sequence GTGTCGCGTCGTAGAGTCGTCGTCACCGGTCTGGGACTCGTCTCGCCGGTCGGCAATACCGTTCCCGAAGCCTGGGAAAACCTGATTGCCGGCAAGAGCGGCATCGGCCCTATCACCCGTTTCGATGCCAGTGCCTTCTCGGCCCGCATTGCCGGTGAAGTCAAGGATTTTGACGTCACCACCTATCTTTCCGCCAAGGAAGCTCGCCGCATGGATGTCTTCATCCATTACGGCATGGCAGCCGGCATTCAGGCGATTCGGGATTCCGGAATCGAGGTGACAGCAGCAAACGCCGAACGTATCGGCGTCAATATCGGGTCCGGCATCGGCGGCTTGCCGATGATCGAAGATACCCATGCGGACTTCGTTGCCGGTGGTCCGCGCAAGATCTCGCCGTTCTTCATTCCTGGCACGATCATCAACATGATCTCCGGCAACCTGTCGATCATGTTTGGCATGAAAGGACCGAACATCGCGGTCGTGACCGCATGTACCACGGGGCTCCACGCCATTGGCCTGAGCTCGCGCATGATCGAATATGGTGATGCCGACGTGATGGTTTGCGGTGGTGCGGAATCCACGGTAACCGAACTTGCTGTCGGCGGCTTTGCGTCAGCAAAGGCGCTGTCGACGCGCAACGACGACCCCGCCACGGCCAGCCGTCCCTGGGACAAGGGTCGCGATGGTTTCGTGCTCGGCGAGGGTGCGGGCGTGCTCGTGCTTGAAGAATATGAGCACGCGGTCAAGCGTGGTGCCAAGATTTACGCGGAGCTTTCCGGCTTCGGCATGAGTGGTGATGCGTACCACATGACCGCACCGGACACCGATGGTCCGCGGCGCAGCATGGTTAATGCACTGGCAAATGCCGGCATCAACGCCAGCGATGTGGATTACCTGAATGCACATGGCACGTCGACTCCGCTCGGCGACAAGAACGAAACCGAGGCAATCAAGCTTGCTTTTGGTGTGGATGCTGCGAAGGGCCTGGTGGTGAACTCCACCAAGTCGATGACCGGGCATCTGCTTGGCGGTGCGGGCGGCCTTGAGTCGATCTTTACCGTGCTGGCAGTGCATCATCAGATCTCGCCGCCGACGATCAACATCTTTGAGCAGGACCCGGAGTGTGATCTGGATTACTGCGCAAACGAAGCACGTTCGATGAAAATCGACGTGGCAATGAAGAACAACTTCGGTTTCGGCGGGACGAACGGAACCCTGGTGTTCCGCAGGGTATAA
- the acpP gene encoding acyl carrier protein encodes MENIEQRVRKIVAEQLGVNESEIKNESSFVDDLGADSLDTVELVMALEEEFECEIPDEEAEKITNVQQAIDYVTAHLKK; translated from the coding sequence ATGGAGAACATCGAACAGCGCGTAAGAAAGATCGTTGCTGAGCAACTTGGCGTAAACGAATCGGAGATCAAGAACGAATCTTCGTTCGTGGATGATCTCGGCGCAGATTCGCTGGACACCGTGGAACTGGTCATGGCACTGGAAGAAGAGTTCGAGTGCGAGATTCCGGACGAAGAGGCCGAGAAGATCACCAACGTTCAACAGGCGATTGACTACGTCACCGCCCACCTCAAGAAGTAA
- the plsX gene encoding phosphate acyltransferase PlsX, whose translation MGVTVAIDCMGGDHGPIVTVPAALSFLRSHPAVNAILVGREDVLAPLLGDALAGLGSRVRVHHASEVVGMDEPPAIAMRNKKDSSMRVAVDLVKAGEAAAAISAGNTGALMAISRFVLKTLPGIDRPAICSILPAVKGHTYVLDLGANVDCSAEHLLQFGIMGSMLVAAVDHIERPKVGLLNIGEEAIKGNEIVKQAGELLRGSGLNFCGNVEGNDIYMGSADVVVCDGFVGNVALKTSEGLAQMLSTFLREAFGRNIFTKVMALVALPVLKQFKHRVDHRRYNGAVLLGLRGVVVKSHGSADGFAFEQAIARAADAAGNQLIERISSKMASMSEAAA comes from the coding sequence ATGGGTGTCACCGTTGCAATCGACTGCATGGGTGGCGATCACGGCCCGATCGTGACCGTGCCTGCTGCGCTGTCATTTCTGCGCAGTCATCCTGCCGTTAACGCGATCCTGGTTGGGCGCGAAGATGTGCTGGCGCCTCTGCTTGGCGACGCGCTGGCCGGCCTCGGTTCCCGGGTCCGTGTTCACCATGCGTCCGAAGTTGTCGGGATGGATGAGCCGCCTGCAATTGCCATGCGCAACAAGAAGGATTCGTCCATGCGCGTTGCTGTTGATCTGGTGAAAGCCGGTGAGGCAGCAGCAGCGATTTCCGCAGGCAATACGGGCGCGCTGATGGCGATTTCCCGTTTCGTGCTGAAGACCCTTCCCGGCATCGATCGTCCCGCGATCTGCTCCATCCTGCCTGCAGTGAAGGGGCATACCTACGTGCTCGATCTGGGGGCGAACGTGGATTGCTCAGCCGAGCATCTCCTTCAGTTCGGAATCATGGGGTCGATGCTGGTGGCCGCGGTCGATCACATCGAACGTCCGAAAGTGGGTTTGCTCAACATCGGCGAAGAGGCGATCAAGGGCAACGAAATCGTCAAGCAGGCCGGCGAGTTGCTGCGCGGAAGCGGGTTGAACTTCTGCGGCAACGTCGAAGGAAACGACATCTACATGGGCTCCGCGGATGTCGTTGTCTGTGACGGCTTTGTCGGCAACGTTGCGCTCAAGACCTCCGAAGGTCTCGCCCAGATGCTGTCTACCTTCCTTCGCGAGGCGTTCGGACGCAATATTTTCACGAAAGTGATGGCACTTGTTGCGCTTCCGGTGCTCAAGCAGTTCAAGCACCGGGTGGATCACAGGCGCTACAACGGCGCTGTACTGCTTGGTTTGCGTGGGGTCGTCGTGAAAAGCCACGGCTCCGCAGATGGTTTTGCCTTTGAGCAGGCCATTGCACGGGCAGCAGATGCGGCGGGTAATCAGCTGATCGAACGGATCAGCAGCAAAATGGCGAGCATGAGCGAGGCTGCAGCATGA
- the fabD gene encoding ACP S-malonyltransferase: protein MAFALVFPGQGSQAVGMMAAYGESAIIRETFAEASEALGEDLWQMVCEGPAERLSLTVNTQPLMLTAGVAAYRAWLDAGGPKPSMVAGHSLGEYSALVAAGALAFADAVPLVRFRAQAMQQAVPAGEGAMAALLGLEVDAVREACQEAAQGEVVEAANLNAPGQIVIAGAKAAVERAIEAAKARGAKRAMLLPVSAPFHCALMGPAAERLSERLKTINVMTPSIDVLNNVDVAVCSAPDQIRDALVRQAFSPVRWIETIQSMAGRGMSHIIECGPGKVLAGMTKRIAKEVEGGSVHDAASLEQMIATVRSA, encoded by the coding sequence ATGGCATTTGCACTGGTTTTCCCTGGCCAGGGGTCGCAGGCGGTTGGCATGATGGCCGCGTACGGCGAGTCTGCAATCATTCGCGAAACCTTCGCCGAAGCCTCGGAGGCACTTGGCGAGGATCTGTGGCAGATGGTTTGCGAAGGCCCGGCCGAGCGCTTGTCGCTCACGGTTAACACTCAGCCGCTGATGCTTACCGCCGGCGTCGCCGCATATCGCGCGTGGCTCGACGCGGGTGGTCCGAAGCCCTCCATGGTTGCAGGGCATAGTCTTGGTGAGTATTCGGCGCTGGTTGCTGCCGGCGCACTGGCATTCGCCGATGCGGTTCCGCTGGTCCGCTTTCGCGCACAGGCGATGCAGCAGGCTGTTCCTGCCGGTGAGGGGGCGATGGCTGCCTTGCTTGGCCTGGAAGTTGATGCCGTTCGCGAAGCCTGTCAGGAGGCTGCGCAAGGCGAAGTGGTCGAGGCTGCAAACCTGAACGCCCCCGGTCAGATCGTGATTGCCGGAGCAAAGGCCGCGGTAGAGCGTGCGATTGAGGCCGCCAAGGCGCGCGGTGCAAAACGTGCCATGCTGTTGCCGGTGTCGGCGCCCTTTCACTGCGCCTTGATGGGGCCCGCGGCAGAGCGCCTGTCGGAGCGCCTTAAGACGATCAATGTCATGACGCCGTCAATCGACGTGCTCAATAATGTCGATGTTGCGGTATGCAGCGCTCCGGATCAGATCCGTGATGCGCTCGTCCGGCAGGCCTTTTCGCCGGTGCGCTGGATCGAAACGATCCAGTCGATGGCGGGCCGTGGTATGTCGCACATCATCGAGTGCGGACCGGGTAAAGTGCTTGCAGGCATGACCAAGCGTATTGCCAAGGAAGTTGAGGGCGGTTCGGTTCATGATGCTGCCAGTCTTGAGCAGATGATTGCCACAGTGAGGTCAGCATGA
- the fabG gene encoding 3-oxoacyl-ACP reductase FabG: MSFSLEGQVALVTGASRGIGRAVAMELGRLGATVVGTATSENGAAEIAAAIAEAGFNGAGLVLNVTDAAACEAVVGDIEKRFGAVGILVNNAGITRDNLAMRMKDEEWDGVIDTNLKAVFRMSRLVMRGMMKARTGRIINITSVVASAGNPGQANYAAAKAGVAGMSRALARELGSRNITVNCVAPGFIDTDMTRAMPDAARDALLGNIALGRLGRPEEIAGAVVFLASPAAAYVTGTTLHVNGGMYMS, from the coding sequence ATGAGTTTTTCGCTTGAAGGTCAGGTCGCGCTGGTAACTGGCGCATCGCGCGGCATCGGCCGTGCGGTTGCGATGGAACTGGGTCGCCTCGGTGCGACCGTGGTCGGTACGGCAACGTCGGAGAACGGCGCAGCCGAGATCGCAGCGGCAATCGCTGAGGCCGGATTCAACGGCGCGGGGCTGGTGCTCAACGTCACCGACGCTGCAGCCTGCGAGGCAGTCGTCGGCGATATCGAGAAGCGCTTCGGTGCCGTTGGCATTCTGGTGAACAACGCCGGCATTACCCGCGACAACCTCGCAATGCGCATGAAGGACGAGGAGTGGGATGGCGTCATCGACACCAACCTCAAAGCGGTGTTCCGGATGTCGCGACTGGTCATGCGCGGCATGATGAAGGCCCGCACGGGCCGCATCATCAATATCACCTCGGTGGTTGCGAGTGCCGGGAACCCGGGTCAGGCAAACTATGCGGCTGCCAAGGCCGGTGTGGCTGGCATGAGCCGCGCGCTGGCGCGTGAGCTCGGCAGCCGTAACATCACGGTCAATTGTGTGGCGCCCGGATTCATCGATACGGACATGACGCGCGCAATGCCGGATGCAGCGCGCGACGCGCTGCTCGGCAACATCGCACTGGGCCGTCTCGGACGCCCCGAAGAGATTGCTGGGGCGGTGGTTTTCCTCGCTTCGCCGGCCGCGGCCTACGTGACCGGCACCACCTTGCATGTGAATGGTGGAATGTACATGTCGTGA
- a CDS encoding YceD family protein: MKVAAFERLSDLLTDQSGVIRYKLEGDVDAMRKPRLTLTIDGSLMLRCQRCLGGLGWDLSVRNALQPVRSGQEIPEEELEDDEVDAIEIEGDLDVLLLLEDEILLALPLAPRHDECGSLRPEGGAVKESPFSVLSGLRAKN, translated from the coding sequence GTGAAGGTTGCCGCTTTCGAGCGGCTTTCTGATCTCCTGACGGACCAGTCCGGTGTGATTCGCTACAAGCTTGAAGGTGACGTGGATGCGATGCGCAAGCCCCGGCTTACGCTGACGATCGACGGCAGTCTGATGTTGCGTTGTCAGCGATGTCTCGGTGGGCTTGGTTGGGATCTGTCGGTACGCAATGCGTTGCAACCGGTTCGTTCGGGTCAGGAAATTCCCGAGGAAGAACTGGAAGACGACGAGGTCGATGCAATCGAGATCGAAGGTGATCTTGATGTGCTTTTGCTTCTCGAGGACGAGATTCTTCTCGCCCTGCCGCTTGCGCCTCGGCATGATGAATGTGGATCGCTTCGCCCTGAGGGCGGGGCAGTAAAGGAATCGCCTTTTTCCGTGCTGTCAGGCCTGCGGGCTAAAAACTAG